The sequence below is a genomic window from Campylobacter ornithocola.
AAAAAAATGATATTATAGAAGCCAAAAACAATGTAGTTGTAGTGTCTGATTTATATTTGATTACTGCCAATGAAGCTAAATTTGATGAATCAACAAAAGACTTAGAGCTCTTTGGGGATGTCAATATTTTAAGAGGTCAAAAAGAAAGAACTAATTCTACCTATACTAAAATTAATCTTAAAGATAATACTACTGCTTTTAAAAATTTATTTTTCTCAAATAATGATTTAGAAGTTTGGTTGCAATGCCATCAAGCTAATTTTGATGATAAATTTGTTGTAACGGAAAAATCTGTTGTATCTAGTTGTAATGTGGAAAATCCTGATTGGGAAATTCGCTTTGATGAGGGTAAGTTAAACAAAGAAAATAATTTTTTGCATCTTTATAATGCAAGATTATATGTAAAAAACACTCCTGTGATGTATTTGCCTTATTTTGGCTTTAGTGTAGATACTAAAAGAAAAAGTGGTTTATTAATCCCCCAAGTAGTTTTTAAACAAAGCGAGGGTTTATATTATAATCAACCAATTTATTATGTTATTGGCGATAATGCAGATATACAATTTGAGCCTCAAATTAGAACTAAAAGAGGTTATGGGTTATATTCAACTTTAAGGTTTATTGACAGTCCTTATTCTCAAGGGGAGATTAGCGGTGGTATCTTTGGAGAAAAATCAAGCTATAAAAGAGAGGAAAATTTAAAAAATAAAGAACATTATGGTTTGGAAGTTAAATATTCAAGTGAAGCTTTGTTTAAAAGTCTTTTAAACGAAGAATTTCAAGAGGGTTTGTGGATTGATGCTACTTATTTGAATGATGTAGATTATATAAATTTAAGTTCTAATGCTAAAACGGAAGCTTCTTTAGTTACTTCAAAAATAAATTATTTTTTATCAGATGATGATAATTACTATGGAGCTTATGCAAAATATTATATCGACACTTCCAAAATTAGTAATAAAGATACTCTACAAGAATACCCATCCTTTCAATATCATAGATATTTAAATGGTTTTTTTGATAATTATATACAATATAGTCTAGATACTTCTTTTCATAGATATTATAGACATACAGGTATTTATGCTAAAACCTTAGACTTTGATTTGCCTTTGATTTATCACACGAGTTTTTTGGATGATTTTTTAAATTTTACTTTTACAGAGAGAATATATGCAAATTTTGTAGATTATTCAAACACAGATTCTAAAAACCACGAGCATTTGTTTCAAAATTCTCATACTTTTTCTTTGTATACAGATCTTTCAAAGCCATATGAAAATTTTTATCATACTCTATATTTAGGAGCTAATTATTTTATACCCGGGGCTAAGTCGGGTGAGATTACTGAGGATTTTATAGAATTAAAAGATGATCCTGAGCAGTTTAATTTTTCAATGTATCAGTATTTTTATAATACTTTAGGCAAAAAAAAGTTATACCATAGCTTAAAAACTAAATATTTTACTAAGCAAGAAAAATTTGGTGGTTTTGACAATGTTATAGAATATTTTTATAATGACTATATAAGTTTAAGAAATGAAGCAGAGTATTCAGGTGTAGATGAGCGGTTTGATAAAGTGTTTAGTGAAGCCTTGTTTGATTATGGTGAATGGAAAGTTAGCTTAAATCATGCTTATAGAATTTATGAAAATGAGAAATATAATTTTTTAGGAACTAAAGCTCAGTATAATATAAATACTAATTATCAAATATTTGGTGGCTTATGGTTTGACTTAAATAAAAATCCAGAAAAATGGGAGATAGGATATACTTACCAAAGAAAATGTTGGAATTATTCTTTGATGTATCGCAAAGATATTTCACCTAAACTTACTAGTGGTGGTATTAGCGCAAAAGATCAAAGTGGAGTATATTTTATGTTTAATTTTTATCCTTTGGGTGGAGTTTCTTATGATTTTTCTTTAGAAGAAAATGAAAGGTCCATATGATGCTTTTTGAAGATGAAAAAGATGCTCTTGGAAGATTGTATGATATATTGCCATTGAATAAATTAAAAGATTATATTATTATTACACCTTCTTTAAAGTCTATAGTTTTTGTTGATGCGCTAGCACAAAAATTAGAAATTCCGTATGATTTTTTATTTACAGAACAAATTAAAGCTCCTAATAATGATGAGTGTCAAATAGCTATGATTAGTGAGACAAAAGAACTCGTTTATAATGAAGCTTTGGTTAAAGCTTTTGATATAAGTTTAGATTATATTTATGGTGAAGCAAATAGAACCTATGAAGAAAAAATTTTAAAAAATGTATATCGTTATAGAAAGGGAAATCTTTTAAAAGGATTAAAAGGAAAAAATATTTTAATGTTGCACGAGGGTTGTGAAAGTGGGATCACTGCTTCTTCGTGTATTAAAAGCCTATTAAAAGAAGAAGTAAATAGTATTATCTATGCTACTGCTTTAATACCAAGTGATGTGTATGATTATATTAGTATTTTTGTGGATGAGGTTTATTGTGTGCAAAAGATTGATCATTTTATAGACATTGAATTTTATTTTAAAAATAAAACTACTTTGCAAGCTCATGAAATTTTAGATGTTTTGGAAGAAAGTAAATATTATCTTCCTTTAAAAAAATAAATTTATATCTAAGCAATAAGTTGCTTAGATATAAATTTATAGTAGACAAAATAAAAACAGGCTTTTTAAGTTTTAATTTTAAAATTTAAAAAGCTTATTTGGTTTTGTCTATGATAAAAAATAAAGGAAAAATCATGCGACATGAAGTAAATATTAACAATCATCTTGAAATATTTGATACCGATAAAGTAGCAAAGCAAGCAGCAGGTGCGGTTTTAATGCAAGAAAAAAATGCTATAGTTTTAGCAACTGTGGCTAGAGAAGAAAAAATAGTAGAGGAAGATTTTTTACCTCTTACAGTACAATATATAGAAAAAGCTTATGCAGCAGGTAAGATTCCAGGTGGTTATGTAAAAAGAGAAACTAAACCAGGAGATAATGAAACACTAAGTGCAAGAATCATAGATAGAAGTTTAAGACCTCTTTTTCCAAAAGGTTATGCTTATCCCACTCAAATTGTAGTTATGGTGCTTTCTGCTGACCCTGAAGTAGATTTACAAGTAATGAGCCTAAATGCTGCAAGTATTGCACTGTATTTAAGTGATATTCCTATTAAGGCGCCAGTTTGTGGTGTAAGGGTTGGTCGTATAAACAATGAATTTATTTTAAATCCAAGCAATAGT
It includes:
- a CDS encoding LPS-assembly protein LptD — protein: MRKLLFSLTCVGSLYASKVDIYALDVVKKNDIIEAKNNVVVVSDLYLITANEAKFDESTKDLELFGDVNILRGQKERTNSTYTKINLKDNTTAFKNLFFSNNDLEVWLQCHQANFDDKFVVTEKSVVSSCNVENPDWEIRFDEGKLNKENNFLHLYNARLYVKNTPVMYLPYFGFSVDTKRKSGLLIPQVVFKQSEGLYYNQPIYYVIGDNADIQFEPQIRTKRGYGLYSTLRFIDSPYSQGEISGGIFGEKSSYKREENLKNKEHYGLEVKYSSEALFKSLLNEEFQEGLWIDATYLNDVDYINLSSNAKTEASLVTSKINYFLSDDDNYYGAYAKYYIDTSKISNKDTLQEYPSFQYHRYLNGFFDNYIQYSLDTSFHRYYRHTGIYAKTLDFDLPLIYHTSFLDDFLNFTFTERIYANFVDYSNTDSKNHEHLFQNSHTFSLYTDLSKPYENFYHTLYLGANYFIPGAKSGEITEDFIELKDDPEQFNFSMYQYFYNTLGKKKLYHSLKTKYFTKQEKFGGFDNVIEYFYNDYISLRNEAEYSGVDERFDKVFSEALFDYGEWKVSLNHAYRIYENEKYNFLGTKAQYNINTNYQIFGGLWFDLNKNPEKWEIGYTYQRKCWNYSLMYRKDISPKLTSGGISAKDQSGVYFMFNFYPLGGVSYDFSLEENERSI
- a CDS encoding phosphoribosyltransferase family protein, with the translated sequence MLFEDEKDALGRLYDILPLNKLKDYIIITPSLKSIVFVDALAQKLEIPYDFLFTEQIKAPNNDECQIAMISETKELVYNEALVKAFDISLDYIYGEANRTYEEKILKNVYRYRKGNLLKGLKGKNILMLHEGCESGITASSCIKSLLKEEVNSIIYATALIPSDVYDYISIFVDEVYCVQKIDHFIDIEFYFKNKTTLQAHEILDVLEESKYYLPLKK